The DNA sequence AGTTCGACGAGACGGCGCTGGTCGGCGGGAAGTGCATTCACGTGGGCCCTGCCGGGATCGAACCGACGACATCCACGGTGTAAACGTGGCGCTCTACCAGCTGAGCTAAAGGCCCTTGCGGCAAGTCTAGGACGCAGCGCCCGCGACGACTTCGTACGACGGGATACTCGCTAGGCTGGCAGACGGTGCGTTGTGCCCGCTCGACAAAGCCCGCTGCGCATCGCTTGCGATCACCTGGCACGATCTGCCAGAGAACGAAAGGTCTTCCGTGACTGTTCACGACCAGGATCCGTATTCACAGGGCCCCCTCGACAGCGATCCCGATGAGACCGCGGAGTGGCAGGAATCCCTCGAGCAGCTCGTCGCCGCGAAGGGCCACGGCCGCGGCCGCGAGATCATGCTCAGCCTGCTCAAGCGCTCGAAGGACCTGCACCTCGGCGTGCCGATGGTCCCGACGACCGACTACATCAACACGATCGCCCCCGAGAACGAGCCGGACTTCCCCGGCGACGAGGAGATCGAACGCCGCTACCGCGCCTGGATCCGCTGGAACGCCGCGGTCACGGTGCACCGCGCGCAGCGCCCCGGAATCGGCGTCGGCGGTCACATCTCCACGTACGCATCCTCCGCGTCGCTGTACGAAGTGGGCTTCAACCACTTCTTCCGCGGCGCCGACCACCCCTCCGGCGGCGACCAGATCTTCATTCAGGGTCACGCGTCCCCGGGCACGTACGCGCGTGCGTTCCTGGAAGGTCGTCTGACCGAGAAGCAGCTCGACGGCTTCCGCCAGGAGAAGTCGGCTGCGCCGAACGGCATCCCTTCGTACCCGCACCCGCGCCTCATGCCGGAGTTCTGGCAGTTCCCGACCGTGTCGATGGGCCTCGGCCCGATCAACGCGATCTACCAGGCGATGACGAACAAGTACCTCACGAACCGCGGGATCAAGGACCTGTCGGACTCGCACGTGTGGGCGTTCCTCGGCGACGGCGAGATGGACGAGGTCGAGAGCCGCGGTCAGCTCCAGGTCGCCGCGAACGAGGGTCTGGACAACCTGACCTTCGTCGTCAACGCGAACCTGCAGCGACTGGACGGGCCCGTCCGCGGGAACGGAAAGATCATCCAGGAGCTGGAGAGCTTCTTCCGCGGCGCCGGCTGGAACGTCATCAAGGTCGTGTGGGGTCGCGAGTGGGACGAGCTGCTGTCGCGCGACACCGACGGCGCGCTGCTGAACCTCATGAACGTCACTCCGGACGGCGACTACCAGACCTACAAGACGGAGGACGGCGCGTACGTCAGGGAGAACTTCTTCGGCCGCGACGAGCGCACCCGTGCGCTCGTGAAGGACTACACGGACGACCAGATCTGGGGTCTGAAGCGCGGTGGTCACGACTACCGCAAGGTGTACGCGGCGTACAAGGCCGCCGTCGAGCACAAGGGTCAGCCCACCGTCATCATCGCCAAGACCATCAAGGGCTACGGCCTGGGCAAGCACTTCGAGGGTCGCAACGCGACCCACCAGATGAAGAAGATGACCCTCGACGACCTCAAGCACTTCCGCGACGAGATGCACATCCCGGTGACGGATGCCCAGCTCGAGGAGAACCCGTACCTGCCGCCGTACTACAACCCCGGTCAGCAGGATGAGACGATCCAGTACCTCATGGAGCGTCGGCGGGCTCTCGGCGGCTTCCTCCCCGAACGTCGTTCCACGCACGTGGGTCTCCAGCTTCCCGACGACTCCGCGTACGCGCAGCCCAAGAAGGGCTCCGGCACGCAGGAGATCGCCACGACGATGGCGTTCGTCCGACTGCTGAAGGACCTGCTGCGCGCGAAGGGATTCGGCAACCGCATCGTCCCGATCATCCCGGACGAGGCCCGCACGTTCGGCATGGACGCGTTCTTCCCGACGGCCAAGATCTACAACCCGAACGGCCAGCACTACACCTCGGTCGACCGGGAGCTGCTGCTCGCCTACAAGGAGAGCCCGCAGGGGCAGATCATGCACGTCGGCATCAACGAGGCGGGCGCCCTCGCCGCCTTCACCGGCGTCGGCACGTCCTACTCGACCCACGGCGAACCGCTCATCCCGGTCTACATCTTCTACTCGATGTTCGGCTTCCAGCGCACCGGCGACGCCCAGTGGGCCGCCGGCGACCAGATGGCGCGCGGCTTCATCATCGGCGCGACGGCCGGTCGGACGACTCTGACCGGTGAGGGTCTGCAGCACGCCGACGGGCATTCTCACCTGCTCGCGTCGACGAACCCCGCGACGGTCTCCTACGATCCCGCGTACGGCTACGAGATCGCCCACATCGTGCGCGCGGGCCTGGACCGGATGTACGGCGGCCAGCACGAGGATCCGAACGTCATGTACTACCTCACGGTGTACAACGAGCCGCTCGTGCAGCCTGCGGAGCCGGCCGATGTCGACATCGACGGCATCGTGCGCGGCATCCACCGCATCTCGCGGGGGGAGGGCGACGGCCCCCGCGCCCAGCTCCTCGCCTCGGGCGTCGGTGTGCCGTGGGCGCTGGAGGCGCAGCAGCTGCTGAAGGACGACTGGGGCGTGATCGCGGACGTGTGGTCGGTGACGTCGTGGACCGAGTTGCGTCGCGACGGTCTCGCCGCGGACGAGCACAACTTCCTGCATCCCGATCAGGAGCCGCGCACGGCGTACATCACGGAGAAGCTGCGTGACACGCCCGGTCCCGTGGTCGCGGTCAGCGACTACATGCACGCCGTCCAGGATCAGATCCGGCCGTGGGTGCAGCACAACTTCGCGACCCTCGGTGCGGACGGCTTCGGCTTCTCCGACACACGGGCCGCGGCGCGCCGGTTCTTCAAGATCGACGGCCCGTCGGTCGTCGTGCGCACGCTCCAGTCGCTCGCCGAAGAAGGATCCGTCGATCGGTCGCTGGCGGCGCAGGCGATCGAGAAGTACCGCCTCCACGACGTGACCGCCGGAACCAGCGGCAACGCGGGCGGCGAGAGCTGACCGCACGCATGGCCTCCCGCCCGGCGCAGATGGACAAGACCGAGACCCTCGCGTGGCTGAGGAAGATCTCGGGCGACCTGGCGAGTGCCACGATCAAGCGGCTCGAGGACACCCTTCCGTGGTACGCCGAGATGCCGCCTGCGCGACGCTCCGCCGTGGGGCTCGTCGCGCAGGCGGGCATCTCGTCGTTCATCCAGTGGTACGACGACCCGACGTCCACCCCCTGGATCGCCGCGGACATCTTCGCGGCCGCTCCGAGGGAGCTGCTGCGCAGCGTCAGCCTGACCCAGACGCTGCAGCTGATCCGGGTCACGGTGGAGGTCACCGAAGAGCGCCTGGTCGGAAAAGGCGACGACCTGCGCGAAGGCATCCTGCGCTATTCGCGAGACGTCGCGTTCGCCGCGGCGGACGTGTACGCGCGGGCGGCCGAGGCGCGCGGGCTCTGGGACGCGCGCCTGGAGGCGCTCGTCGTCGATTCGATCCTGACCGGTGAGGCCGACGAGGAGCTGCCCAGCCGCATCGCCGCCCTCGGCTGGCACGGGCACGGCGAGGTGGCGGTGCTCGTCGGCACCACTCCCCCGCAGTTCGACGTCGATCAGCTCCGGCGCAGTGCCCGCAAGCTCGGTGTCGACGTGCTCATCGGTGTGCAGGGGTC is a window from the Microbacterium lacus genome containing:
- a CDS encoding PucR family transcriptional regulator, translating into MASRPAQMDKTETLAWLRKISGDLASATIKRLEDTLPWYAEMPPARRSAVGLVAQAGISSFIQWYDDPTSTPWIAADIFAAAPRELLRSVSLTQTLQLIRVTVEVTEERLVGKGDDLREGILRYSRDVAFAAADVYARAAEARGLWDARLEALVVDSILTGEADEELPSRIAALGWHGHGEVAVLVGTTPPQFDVDQLRRSARKLGVDVLIGVQGSRLVLVLGRAELPGRPDDEPELPFPEIAKRLEPGFGPGFLVLGPAVPALVDASQSARASLAGFAVARAWRNAPRPVEADDLLPERALAGDPLAKQTLVERIYRPLQSHSADLVTTLWSYLDNGRSLEATARELFVHPNTVRYRLKRVSDVIGWDATGPREALILQTALILGSIGGDSARRRIPSLRRSTN
- the aceE gene encoding pyruvate dehydrogenase (acetyl-transferring), homodimeric type; amino-acid sequence: MTVHDQDPYSQGPLDSDPDETAEWQESLEQLVAAKGHGRGREIMLSLLKRSKDLHLGVPMVPTTDYINTIAPENEPDFPGDEEIERRYRAWIRWNAAVTVHRAQRPGIGVGGHISTYASSASLYEVGFNHFFRGADHPSGGDQIFIQGHASPGTYARAFLEGRLTEKQLDGFRQEKSAAPNGIPSYPHPRLMPEFWQFPTVSMGLGPINAIYQAMTNKYLTNRGIKDLSDSHVWAFLGDGEMDEVESRGQLQVAANEGLDNLTFVVNANLQRLDGPVRGNGKIIQELESFFRGAGWNVIKVVWGREWDELLSRDTDGALLNLMNVTPDGDYQTYKTEDGAYVRENFFGRDERTRALVKDYTDDQIWGLKRGGHDYRKVYAAYKAAVEHKGQPTVIIAKTIKGYGLGKHFEGRNATHQMKKMTLDDLKHFRDEMHIPVTDAQLEENPYLPPYYNPGQQDETIQYLMERRRALGGFLPERRSTHVGLQLPDDSAYAQPKKGSGTQEIATTMAFVRLLKDLLRAKGFGNRIVPIIPDEARTFGMDAFFPTAKIYNPNGQHYTSVDRELLLAYKESPQGQIMHVGINEAGALAAFTGVGTSYSTHGEPLIPVYIFYSMFGFQRTGDAQWAAGDQMARGFIIGATAGRTTLTGEGLQHADGHSHLLASTNPATVSYDPAYGYEIAHIVRAGLDRMYGGQHEDPNVMYYLTVYNEPLVQPAEPADVDIDGIVRGIHRISRGEGDGPRAQLLASGVGVPWALEAQQLLKDDWGVIADVWSVTSWTELRRDGLAADEHNFLHPDQEPRTAYITEKLRDTPGPVVAVSDYMHAVQDQIRPWVQHNFATLGADGFGFSDTRAAARRFFKIDGPSVVVRTLQSLAEEGSVDRSLAAQAIEKYRLHDVTAGTSGNAGGES